The proteins below come from a single Mycolicibacterium sp. TY81 genomic window:
- the cobT gene encoding nicotinate-nucleotide--dimethylbenzimidazole phosphoribosyltransferase, which produces MSDPRAQFPDLTKPDADVREAALARQLTLTKPPGSLGRLEDLSVWVSACQGACPPKQFERARVVVFAGDHGVTASGVSAFPSEVTAQMVANFDTGGAAINVLAEVAGATVRVADIAVDGEAHSPAIGAHKVRRSSGNIAVEDALSTEEAIAAIAAGRTIADQEVDAGADLLIAGDMGIGNTTPATTLVAALTATEPVAVVGRGTGVDDEGWARKTAAIRDALFRARQVKADPVALLAVCGGADLGAMAGFLAQAALRRTPVLLDGMVVTAAALVADRLAPGAKAWWQAGHLSTEPAHAVALQRLQLTPILDLGMRLGEGSGAAVALPVLRAAVATLASMATFGEANVTDKPAH; this is translated from the coding sequence ATGAGCGATCCCCGCGCCCAGTTCCCCGACCTCACCAAACCGGACGCCGATGTGCGGGAGGCCGCCCTCGCGCGCCAGCTGACCCTGACCAAGCCGCCGGGCTCCCTGGGACGTCTCGAGGATCTGTCGGTCTGGGTGTCGGCGTGCCAAGGTGCCTGTCCGCCAAAGCAATTCGAGCGTGCTCGGGTCGTGGTGTTCGCCGGCGACCACGGCGTGACGGCGTCCGGCGTTTCGGCATTCCCGTCCGAGGTCACCGCGCAGATGGTGGCGAACTTCGACACCGGCGGCGCCGCCATCAACGTGCTGGCCGAGGTGGCCGGCGCGACCGTGCGCGTGGCCGACATCGCCGTCGACGGCGAGGCCCACTCCCCCGCGATCGGCGCCCACAAGGTGCGACGCAGCAGCGGCAACATCGCTGTCGAGGACGCGCTGTCGACCGAGGAGGCCATCGCGGCGATCGCGGCGGGCCGCACCATTGCCGATCAGGAGGTCGACGCCGGCGCCGACCTGCTCATCGCCGGCGACATGGGCATCGGAAACACCACTCCGGCAACGACTCTGGTCGCCGCCTTGACGGCGACCGAACCCGTCGCCGTGGTGGGCCGCGGCACCGGCGTCGACGACGAGGGCTGGGCCCGCAAGACGGCGGCCATCCGCGACGCGCTGTTCCGCGCGCGTCAGGTGAAGGCCGATCCCGTTGCGCTGCTTGCCGTTTGCGGCGGTGCGGATCTGGGCGCCATGGCGGGCTTCCTGGCCCAGGCCGCCCTGCGGCGCACCCCGGTGCTGCTCGACGGCATGGTGGTGACCGCCGCGGCGCTCGTCGCCGACCGGCTGGCCCCCGGCGCGAAGGCGTGGTGGCAGGCCGGCCACCTGTCGACCGAACCCGCGCATGCGGTGGCATTGCAGCGCCTGCAACTGACGCCGATCCTGGACCTCGGCATGCGCCTGGGCGAAGGCAGCGGCGCTGCGGTGGCGCTGCCCGTGCTGCGGGCCGCGGTCGCGACGCTGGCGTCGATGGCCACGTTCGGCGAGGCGAACGTCACCGACAAGCCCGCACACTGA
- a CDS encoding bifunctional adenosylcobinamide kinase/adenosylcobinamide-phosphate guanylyltransferase, translating to MRTLVLGGIRSGKSQWAEDWVAGAAGPGGSVRYVATGSVAGDADFAARVSAHRNRRPAHWSTVESADVATTLRGSAAATMVDDIGGWLVAAMDRRGAWEGARSGASLRTDIDELTSAVHEFTAPLALVSPEVGLTVVPATESGRRFADELGALNQRLAAVCDRVVLVVAGQPLTVKEPR from the coding sequence GTGCGCACCCTGGTGCTCGGCGGCATCCGGTCGGGCAAGTCGCAGTGGGCCGAGGATTGGGTCGCCGGTGCGGCGGGTCCGGGCGGATCGGTGCGCTACGTCGCGACCGGTTCCGTCGCCGGTGACGCCGACTTCGCGGCCCGGGTTTCGGCACACCGGAACCGCCGGCCGGCACACTGGTCGACCGTCGAATCCGCCGATGTGGCAACGACTTTGCGTGGCTCGGCTGCCGCCACCATGGTCGACGACATCGGCGGCTGGCTGGTCGCCGCCATGGACCGGCGCGGCGCATGGGAAGGGGCTCGGTCCGGCGCCTCCCTTCGGACCGATATCGACGAATTGACCTCTGCGGTCCACGAATTCACCGCGCCACTGGCCCTGGTCAGCCCGGAGGTCGGCCTGACCGTCGTCCCCGCCACGGAGTCGGGCCGCCGGTTCGCCGACGAGCTGGGCGCGCTCAACCAGCGCCTGGCCGCCGTCTGCGACCGCGTGGTGCTGGTGGTGGCCGGCCAGCCTCTCACCGTCAAGGAGCCCCGATGA
- a CDS encoding DUF3043 domain-containing protein, whose amino-acid sequence MNLLGRKKDNADSGDESGNADDVDVTVDSGDDAGARTTAPKGRPTPKQSANRKRGPVAPAPMTTAEARKRRKELRNSKTKEERKADRVARRADMDARRAKMMAGDEAYLLPRDKGPVKRYVRDLVDSRRNVLGLFMPSALVLVFFMMALPPVQTQGLLSVAMLGLMVIMAIDGVLLSRRINKRVDAKFPGNTESGWKLGFYASSRASQLRRMRVPKPQVNRGDKVD is encoded by the coding sequence GTGAATCTGCTGGGCCGCAAGAAGGACAACGCCGACTCCGGAGACGAGAGCGGCAATGCTGACGACGTCGACGTGACCGTCGACTCGGGCGACGACGCCGGGGCCCGCACCACGGCGCCCAAGGGCCGCCCGACCCCCAAGCAGAGCGCGAACCGCAAGCGCGGCCCGGTCGCACCGGCGCCGATGACGACGGCCGAGGCGCGCAAGCGCCGCAAGGAACTGCGCAACTCGAAGACCAAGGAAGAGCGCAAGGCCGACCGAGTGGCCCGCCGCGCCGACATGGATGCGCGCCGCGCCAAGATGATGGCCGGCGACGAGGCCTACCTGCTGCCCCGCGACAAGGGTCCGGTCAAGCGCTACGTCCGCGATCTCGTCGATTCCCGGCGCAACGTGCTGGGGCTGTTCATGCCGTCGGCGCTGGTGCTGGTGTTCTTCATGATGGCGCTGCCGCCCGTGCAGACCCAGGGCCTGCTGTCGGTCGCGATGCTGGGTCTGATGGTGATCATGGCCATCGACGGTGTGCTGCTGAGCCGGCGCATCAACAAGCGGGTCGACGCGAAGTTCCCGGGCAACACCGAAAGCGGTTGGAAGCTGGGCTTCTACGCGTCCAGCCGGGCTTCGCAGCTGCGCCGGATGCGCGTGCCGAAGCCGCAGGTCAACCGCGGAGACAAGGTCGACTGA
- a CDS encoding glycerate kinase, whose amino-acid sequence MRVLVAPDCYGDSLTAVEAAAAIAAGWAAARPADTLVLAPQSDGGPGFVDVLAERLGGLQTATVRGPLDRDVTAHWVLHQDTAYIECAQACGLALLGGPPTVRTALDATSFGVGQLVDAALTAGAQKVVVGLGGSSCTDGGLGLVAALGGLTPASRRLAGIEVVVASDVEHPLLGPMGAAAVFGPQKGADPATVVLLEQRLMAWARELESVAGRDVAVEPGAGAAGGLGAALLALGGRRESGATVIATHTGLAADLAAADLVITGEGRFDDQSLHGKVISALVGQAGGTPVLVLAGQVTLDPSALAAAGVTAAYSITDHAGSVELAMSDAANQLTGLAAGVAAELGNTGPTRYR is encoded by the coding sequence ATGAGAGTTCTGGTCGCCCCCGACTGTTACGGCGACAGCCTCACCGCGGTCGAGGCCGCGGCGGCGATCGCCGCGGGCTGGGCCGCCGCGCGGCCGGCCGACACGCTGGTGCTCGCCCCGCAGTCCGATGGCGGCCCGGGCTTCGTCGACGTCCTGGCCGAGCGGCTGGGCGGGCTGCAGACCGCGACGGTGCGCGGCCCGCTGGATCGCGACGTCACCGCGCACTGGGTGCTGCACCAGGACACCGCGTACATCGAGTGCGCGCAGGCCTGCGGATTGGCGCTGCTGGGCGGGCCGCCGACGGTGCGGACCGCGCTGGATGCCACCAGCTTCGGGGTGGGGCAACTGGTGGACGCGGCGCTGACGGCGGGCGCGCAGAAGGTGGTCGTGGGCCTCGGCGGCAGTTCGTGCACCGACGGCGGCCTGGGGCTTGTCGCGGCGCTGGGCGGGCTGACGCCAGCATCTCGGAGGCTCGCCGGCATCGAGGTCGTCGTCGCCTCCGACGTCGAACACCCACTTTTGGGGCCGATGGGTGCGGCCGCGGTGTTCGGTCCGCAGAAGGGCGCAGATCCGGCCACGGTGGTGCTGCTGGAGCAGCGGCTCATGGCGTGGGCCCGCGAACTCGAATCGGTGGCCGGCCGGGACGTCGCCGTCGAACCGGGAGCCGGCGCTGCCGGCGGGCTGGGAGCGGCGCTGCTGGCGCTGGGCGGCCGGCGCGAGTCGGGCGCGACGGTCATCGCCACCCATACCGGGCTGGCCGCGGACCTGGCTGCCGCTGACCTGGTCATCACGGGTGAGGGCCGGTTCGACGACCAGTCGCTGCACGGCAAGGTGATCAGCGCGCTGGTGGGCCAGGCGGGCGGCACGCCTGTGCTGGTGCTGGCCGGGCAGGTGACGCTGGACCCGTCCGCGCTGGCCGCCGCCGGGGTGACGGCCGCGTATTCGATCACCGACCACGCCGGGTCGGTGGAACTGGCCATGAGCGATGCGGCCAACCAGCTGACCGGATTAGCTGCAGGCGTAGCCGCTGAACTCGGGAATACCGGCCCGACAAGGTACCGTTGA
- a CDS encoding iron-sulfur cluster assembly accessory protein produces the protein MTVEDATSTGTSTETHGVILSDAAAAKAKALLDQEGRDDLALRIAVQPGGCAGLRYNLFFDDRTLDGDLTTNVGGVNLTVDRMSAPYVQGATIDFVDTIEKQGFTIDNPNATGSCACGDSFN, from the coding sequence ATGACTGTTGAGGACGCGACCAGCACCGGTACCTCGACCGAGACCCACGGCGTGATCTTGTCGGACGCGGCGGCCGCCAAGGCCAAGGCTCTGCTGGACCAGGAAGGCCGTGACGACCTCGCGCTGCGTATCGCCGTGCAACCGGGCGGCTGCGCCGGCCTGCGTTACAACCTCTTCTTCGATGACCGCACCCTCGATGGTGACCTCACCACCAACGTGGGCGGCGTCAACCTGACCGTCGACCGGATGAGTGCCCCGTACGTCCAGGGCGCGACCATCGACTTTGTCGACACCATCGAGAAGCAGGGCTTCACCATCGACAACCCGAACGCCACCGGCTCCTGCGCCTGCGGCGATTCGTTCAACTGA
- a CDS encoding carbohydrate kinase family protein → MTIAVTGSIATDHLMRFPGRFAEQLLAEHLQKVSLSFLVDDLVVHRGGVAGNIAYAIGILGGSPTLVGAVGKDFDDYRGWLTSHGVDCSQVLVSDSAYTARFVCTTDEDMAQLASFYPGAMSEARNIKLADLVAAQGEPELVIIGANDPEAMFLHTEECRKLGLSFAADPSQQLARLSGEEIRRLIDGAAYLFTNDYEWDLLLQKSGWSEAEVMSQIELRVTTLGEKGVDIVGRDGSFVHVDVVPENEKVDPTGIGDAFRAGFLTGRGAGLSLERAAQLASLVATLVLEAPGPQEWTWDKTTALPRLSAAFGAEAADEIAAALA, encoded by the coding sequence ATGACCATTGCCGTGACCGGATCGATCGCGACCGACCATTTGATGCGCTTCCCCGGCCGATTCGCCGAGCAGTTGCTGGCCGAACACCTGCAGAAGGTGTCGCTGAGCTTCTTGGTCGACGACCTGGTGGTGCACCGCGGCGGCGTCGCCGGCAACATCGCCTACGCCATCGGCATCCTGGGCGGTAGCCCGACGCTGGTCGGCGCGGTGGGCAAGGACTTCGACGATTACCGCGGCTGGCTGACGTCGCACGGCGTCGACTGCTCGCAGGTGCTGGTGTCCGACTCCGCCTACACCGCACGATTCGTTTGCACCACCGACGAGGACATGGCGCAGCTGGCGTCGTTCTATCCGGGTGCCATGTCGGAGGCGCGCAACATCAAGCTTGCCGATCTCGTCGCCGCTCAGGGTGAGCCCGAGCTCGTGATCATCGGGGCCAACGACCCCGAGGCCATGTTCCTGCACACCGAGGAATGCCGGAAGCTGGGTCTGTCGTTCGCCGCGGACCCCAGCCAGCAGCTGGCCCGCCTGTCGGGCGAGGAGATCCGTCGCCTCATCGACGGCGCCGCCTACCTGTTCACCAACGACTACGAGTGGGACCTGCTGCTGCAGAAGTCCGGCTGGTCCGAGGCCGAGGTGATGAGCCAGATCGAGCTGCGCGTCACCACGCTGGGGGAGAAGGGCGTCGACATCGTCGGCCGTGACGGCTCGTTCGTCCACGTCGACGTCGTGCCCGAGAACGAGAAGGTCGACCCGACCGGTATCGGTGACGCGTTCCGCGCCGGCTTCCTCACCGGCCGCGGCGCCGGCCTGAGCCTCGAGCGGGCCGCTCAGCTGGCCTCGCTCGTGGCCACCCTGGTGCTCGAGGCCCCGGGTCCGCAGGAGTGGACCTGGGACAAGACGACTGCGCTGCCGCGGCTGTCGGCCGCGTTCGGCGCCGAAGCGGCCGACGAGATCGCCGCAGCGCTCGCATAA
- the asnB gene encoding asparagine synthase (glutamine-hydrolyzing) — MCGLLAYLADPVADHSTDLVNAVSDATHPMRHRGPDESGAWADDSDPSDGHHTVVFGFNRLSIIDIAHSHQPLRWGPPEAPNRYALVFNGEIYNYLELREELRAEFGAEFATEGDSEAIVAAYHYWGTAALNRLRGMFAFALWDTETRELFCARDPFGIKPLYLATGPGGTIVGSEKKCILDLAARAGVDLSIDERAVQHYTVLQYVPEPETLQRGIRRLESGSYARIRPGQQPEVTRYFKPKFAAVPFVTGQEQARYDEITAVLEDSVAKHMRADVTVGAFLSGGIDSTAIAALAMRHNPKLITFTTGFEREGFSEVDVAVASAEAIGARHVTKVVSQAEFVAALPEIVWYLDEPVADPALVPLFFIAREARKHVKVVLSGEGADELFGGYTIYREPLSLKAFDRVPRGLRRGLGKASKSLPDGMRGKSLLHRGSLTLEERYYGNARSFSDEQLQATLAQFNPEWTHTDVTAPIYAESAGWDPVARMQHLDLFTWLRGDILVKADKMTMANSLELRVPFLDPEVFAVASKLPYDQKITRTTTKYALRRALEPIVPAHVLHRAKLGFPVPIRHWLRSGELLEWAYATVDASQAGHLIDLDAVRQMLEEHRGGVSDHSRRLWTVLIFMLWHAIFIEGSVTPQISEPVYPVEL, encoded by the coding sequence GTGTGCGGACTGCTGGCCTACCTGGCCGACCCTGTTGCCGACCATTCCACTGACCTGGTGAACGCGGTCTCGGATGCCACGCATCCGATGCGCCACCGGGGTCCGGACGAGTCGGGCGCCTGGGCCGACGACAGCGATCCGAGCGACGGTCATCACACCGTCGTGTTCGGCTTCAACCGACTGTCGATCATCGACATCGCGCACAGCCACCAGCCGCTGCGCTGGGGTCCGCCCGAGGCGCCGAATCGCTACGCGCTGGTGTTCAACGGCGAGATCTACAACTACCTCGAGCTGCGCGAGGAACTGCGCGCCGAGTTCGGTGCCGAGTTCGCCACCGAGGGCGACAGCGAGGCGATCGTCGCTGCCTACCACTACTGGGGCACCGCGGCGCTGAACCGCTTGCGCGGGATGTTCGCCTTCGCGCTGTGGGACACCGAGACCCGCGAGTTGTTCTGCGCGCGGGACCCGTTCGGTATCAAACCGCTGTATCTGGCGACGGGCCCGGGCGGCACCATCGTGGGCAGCGAGAAGAAGTGCATTCTCGACCTGGCGGCCCGTGCCGGCGTCGACCTGAGCATCGACGAACGTGCCGTCCAGCACTACACGGTGCTGCAGTACGTGCCCGAACCCGAGACCCTGCAGCGCGGGATCCGGCGGCTGGAGTCGGGCAGCTATGCCCGGATTCGCCCGGGCCAGCAGCCCGAGGTGACGCGCTACTTCAAGCCGAAGTTCGCCGCTGTGCCATTTGTCACAGGGCAGGAGCAGGCCCGGTACGACGAGATCACCGCCGTCCTGGAGGATTCCGTCGCCAAGCACATGCGGGCCGACGTCACCGTCGGTGCGTTCCTGTCCGGCGGCATCGACTCGACCGCGATCGCCGCGCTGGCGATGCGGCACAACCCCAAGCTGATCACCTTCACGACGGGCTTTGAGCGCGAAGGCTTTTCGGAGGTCGACGTCGCCGTCGCCTCCGCCGAGGCCATCGGGGCGCGGCACGTGACCAAGGTCGTCAGCCAGGCCGAGTTCGTCGCGGCGCTGCCCGAGATCGTCTGGTACCTGGACGAGCCGGTGGCCGACCCGGCGCTGGTGCCCTTGTTCTTCATCGCCCGCGAGGCCCGCAAGCACGTCAAGGTGGTGCTCTCCGGTGAGGGCGCCGACGAGCTGTTCGGCGGCTACACCATCTACCGGGAACCGTTGTCGCTCAAGGCCTTCGACCGTGTCCCGCGGGGACTGCGGCGCGGGCTCGGCAAGGCCTCGAAGTCACTGCCCGACGGCATGCGCGGCAAGAGCCTGCTGCACCGCGGGTCGCTGACGCTCGAGGAGCGCTACTACGGCAACGCCCGCAGCTTCTCCGACGAGCAACTGCAGGCAACCCTGGCGCAGTTCAACCCGGAGTGGACCCACACCGACGTGACGGCGCCGATCTACGCCGAGTCCGCGGGCTGGGACCCCGTGGCGCGCATGCAGCATCTGGACCTGTTCACCTGGCTGCGCGGCGACATCCTGGTCAAGGCCGACAAGATGACCATGGCCAATTCCCTGGAACTGCGGGTGCCGTTCCTGGATCCCGAGGTGTTCGCGGTCGCGTCCAAGCTGCCGTACGACCAGAAGATCACCCGCACCACGACCAAGTACGCACTGCGGCGGGCCCTCGAGCCCATCGTCCCGGCGCATGTGCTGCACCGCGCGAAGCTGGGGTTCCCGGTGCCGATCCGGCACTGGCTGCGCTCGGGCGAACTGCTGGAGTGGGCCTACGCGACGGTCGACGCGTCGCAGGCCGGGCATCTCATCGACCTCGACGCCGTCCGCCAGATGCTCGAGGAGCACCGGGGCGGCGTCAGCGATCACAGCCGCCGGCTGTGGACGGTGCTGATCTTCATGCTGTGGCACGCCATCTTCATCGAGGGCAGCGTCACGCCGCAGATCAGCGAGCCCGTCTACCCCGTCGAACTCTGA
- a CDS encoding cytochrome c oxidase subunit II has product MTARGLRLVALSAILGASTLLLSGCSWQEVFGLGWPTGITPEAHANRDLWVWSVIASFVVGAIVWALIFWAMAFHRKKKTDTELPRQFGYNMPLELVLTVVPFLIISVLFYFTVVVQEKMMDHSKPAEVTIDVTAFQWNWKFGYQKVAFKDNTFSYDGADAARKEAMKSKPEGKDEHGEEKVGAIRGENPEDRSYLNFDKVETIGTSTEIPILVLPKGKRIEFQIASADVIHGFWVPEFLFKRDVIPNPEANHSDNIFQVSEIEKTGPFVGRCTEMCGTYHSMMNFEVRVVEPEQFKAYLQYRIDHPKATNADALVSIGLPPVAQTTHPFDSRRGEQVGSPAQASK; this is encoded by the coding sequence GTGACCGCTCGCGGGCTCCGTTTGGTGGCGTTGTCCGCCATTCTCGGCGCGTCGACGCTGCTGCTCAGCGGATGCAGCTGGCAAGAAGTCTTCGGCCTGGGTTGGCCGACCGGCATCACGCCAGAAGCGCACGCAAACCGTGACCTCTGGGTGTGGTCGGTTATCGCTTCGTTCGTCGTCGGCGCCATCGTGTGGGCGCTGATCTTCTGGGCGATGGCGTTCCACCGCAAGAAGAAGACGGACACCGAGCTGCCGCGCCAGTTCGGCTACAACATGCCGCTGGAACTGGTGCTGACCGTCGTGCCGTTCCTCATCATCTCGGTGCTCTTCTACTTCACCGTCGTGGTGCAGGAGAAGATGATGGACCACAGCAAGCCCGCTGAGGTCACCATCGACGTCACCGCGTTCCAGTGGAACTGGAAGTTCGGCTACCAGAAGGTCGCCTTCAAGGACAACACCTTCTCTTACGACGGCGCCGACGCGGCCCGTAAGGAAGCCATGAAGTCCAAGCCCGAGGGCAAGGACGAGCACGGCGAGGAGAAGGTCGGCGCGATCCGCGGCGAGAACCCCGAGGACCGCAGCTACCTGAACTTCGACAAGGTCGAGACCATCGGCACCAGCACCGAGATTCCGATCCTGGTCCTGCCGAAGGGCAAGCGCATCGAGTTCCAGATCGCCTCGGCTGACGTCATCCACGGCTTCTGGGTGCCGGAGTTCCTGTTCAAGCGGGACGTCATCCCGAACCCCGAGGCCAACCACTCGGACAACATCTTCCAGGTCAGCGAGATCGAGAAGACCGGTCCGTTCGTGGGCCGCTGCACCGAGATGTGCGGCACGTACCACTCGATGATGAACTTCGAGGTGCGCGTCGTGGAGCCGGAGCAGTTCAAGGCTTACCTGCAGTACCGCATCGACCACCCGAAGGCGACCAACGCCGACGCCCTGGTGTCGATCGGCCTGCCGCCGGTGGCCCAGACGACCCATCCGTTCGACTCTCGCCGCGGCGAGCAGGTCGGTTCGCCGGCTCAGGCGAGCAAGTAG
- a CDS encoding cytochrome c oxidase subunit 4, whose product MHIEARLFEILTAFFALATVGYGALTALYANGGIEWAGTTALVLTTGLSLIIGTFFRFVARRLDTRPEDYEDAEVSDGAGELGFFSPHSWWPLLIALSASTTAVGIGLWLPWLIVAGVCFVLATVAGLVFEYYTGPEKH is encoded by the coding sequence ATGCATATCGAAGCCCGACTTTTCGAGATTCTGACTGCCTTCTTCGCCTTGGCGACCGTCGGCTACGGCGCGCTGACCGCGCTGTACGCCAACGGTGGCATCGAGTGGGCCGGCACCACCGCGCTGGTGCTGACCACCGGTCTGTCGCTGATCATCGGCACGTTCTTCCGGTTCGTGGCCCGTCGCCTCGACACCCGGCCCGAGGACTACGAAGACGCCGAGGTCTCCGACGGTGCCGGCGAGCTGGGCTTCTTCAGCCCGCACAGCTGGTGGCCGCTGCTGATCGCCCTGTCGGCCTCGACCACCGCGGTCGGTATCGGCCTGTGGCTGCCCTGGCTGATCGTCGCCGGCGTCTGCTTCGTGCTGGCCACCGTCGCCGGCCTGGTTTTCGAGTACTACACCGGTCCCGAGAAGCACTAG
- a CDS encoding DUF2561 family protein has translation MTGGSPDQLDRLLLGGSVAVWLAALGAGVAAVVAMVDLGTRHPSGAGSSHTPWLLYSVIAVSAAVIVGAIPLLLRARRGGAAPLPLLGGGPSEADDRRPAGELPQSALRSFDDPVVRRYSASPATSMLGFPVAAVDQLWLRCTLGIAAAMGGATLFVFLGAYMLADRHDELAWILYGLALIITAAMVAIPWYCLRSLHAVLEASAEDARAA, from the coding sequence GTGACCGGCGGTAGCCCCGACCAGTTGGACCGTCTTCTGCTCGGCGGCTCGGTGGCCGTGTGGCTCGCGGCCCTGGGCGCCGGCGTGGCCGCCGTCGTCGCGATGGTCGACCTCGGCACCCGGCACCCGTCGGGTGCCGGGTCGTCGCACACGCCGTGGCTGCTGTACTCGGTCATCGCGGTATCCGCGGCGGTGATCGTGGGCGCCATTCCGCTGTTGTTGCGCGCCCGTCGCGGTGGGGCAGCGCCGCTGCCGCTGCTCGGCGGCGGGCCGTCCGAGGCCGACGACCGTCGTCCCGCCGGTGAGCTCCCGCAGAGTGCCCTGCGCTCCTTCGACGATCCGGTCGTGCGCCGCTACTCGGCGTCGCCGGCGACGAGCATGCTGGGCTTTCCGGTGGCGGCGGTGGATCAGCTGTGGCTGCGCTGCACGCTCGGGATCGCCGCGGCCATGGGTGGCGCGACACTGTTCGTCTTCCTGGGCGCGTACATGCTGGCCGACCGCCACGACGAGTTGGCCTGGATCCTGTACGGCCTGGCCCTGATCATCACGGCTGCCATGGTGGCCATTCCGTGGTACTGCCTGCGCAGCCTGCACGCCGTGTTGGAGGCGTCGGCCGAGGACGCCCGCGCGGCTTAG
- a CDS encoding TetR/AcrR family transcriptional regulator, whose amino-acid sequence MPSQDSAVPRPRPGGRSARVVAAVHAATLELLTEIGYDNLQLSDVAKRAQVNKTTVYRRWPTKAALVADLLARFTESNVATPDTGSLQADLEQLLSDIVTALSDRAIRAVLYAALTGADDSDDVRTTQTRFWEERFRRSGAVVDRAITRGEIPPGTDPRAVLEMAAGPVYFRALFTADAITPDHLSETARRTIRAFAER is encoded by the coding sequence ATGCCCAGTCAAGACTCCGCAGTCCCCCGGCCGCGACCAGGTGGCCGGTCCGCGCGTGTTGTTGCCGCCGTCCACGCGGCGACCCTCGAACTCCTGACCGAGATCGGGTACGACAACCTGCAACTGTCCGATGTGGCCAAGCGGGCGCAGGTGAACAAGACGACCGTCTACCGCCGGTGGCCGACGAAGGCCGCCCTGGTCGCCGACCTGCTGGCGCGCTTCACGGAGAGCAATGTCGCGACGCCGGACACCGGGTCACTGCAGGCAGACCTCGAGCAGCTGCTCTCGGACATCGTCACCGCACTGTCCGACCGGGCCATCCGCGCCGTCCTCTACGCCGCGCTGACGGGCGCCGACGACAGCGACGACGTGCGAACCACGCAGACCAGGTTCTGGGAGGAACGCTTCCGGCGCAGCGGCGCTGTCGTCGACCGCGCGATCACCCGCGGCGAAATCCCGCCGGGCACCGACCCGCGCGCGGTGCTGGAGATGGCTGCGGGTCCGGTCTATTTCCGCGCACTCTTCACCGCGGACGCGATCACGCCCGACCACCTGAGTGAGACCGCGCGGCGCACCATCCGTGCGTTCGCGGAACGCTAA